The following DNA comes from Candidatus Neomarinimicrobiota bacterium.
CCGCCTGACTGACTTCATTTTCCTTCCGGTTCGCCTGGATCTTCCGGATCAATGCCCGCAACCGCTCATTCTCCAGCCGGACAGCCTCCACATCCTGATTTAAGGAATTCTCAAGCTCGTTGATTCTGCCACTCAGATCATCAAGAACCGCTCGGAGCTCTTTGGTCGACTCAATGAAGGCTGCGCCGGGGGATTCCTTGCCTACCATCAGGTCCACATCCTCCATCACCGACAGGGAATCCCTCCAGGTTACCGAGTCCTGGTCGCCGGGTTCAATGATAATCCCCAAGTCCATAAGATAGAGGTCTTCATCTTGCTGGTCCTGAGCGGCTAGGCCAGCCCCCGTATAGGGCAGTATGGCCAGCATTACCGCCACCACCAAGCCTGCCGGGGCAGTGACTATTCCCATTGCGCCGCGCTTAGGCCTCATACCACCTACTGGTAGTCTTCCCAGTCAATGGTATAGGAGTAACCAATGAAACTGCCAAAGGACTTGGCCATGTACAGCTCGAAGGCGCCCGTGGCGCCGGGCAACAAGGAAGCATCCGATGTGATCCCGGATTCAAAGGTGTGGAAAGAACCCTTGACGAAGGTGGTCAGTGTTCGCGTGTTGCCGCTCCAGTCCTTCCGAAACACGAAATTAACCTTGA
Coding sequences within:
- a CDS encoding tol-pal system YbgF family protein — encoded protein: MRPKRGAMGIVTAPAGLVVAVMLAILPYTGAGLAAQDQQDEDLYLMDLGIIIEPGDQDSVTWRDSLSVMEDVDLMVGKESPGAAFIESTKELRAVLDDLSGRINELENSLNQDVEAVRLENERLRALIRKIQANRKENEVSQAVAETLEEEISVTGAAAAVVPLPENPGYHHVLQAYRAGQFEEVVLMCQALDQSSLSPAEAVQVAYWCADAYFQRGLFDKALESLDKVSASDQELGDDAIILQGL